In one window of uncultured Sphaerochaeta sp. DNA:
- a CDS encoding pyridoxal-phosphate dependent enzyme: protein MLINLNVNEEVRKKNIQRCREKNILLPTFKQMMDPSTVPADIKEKLTHVGLWDVDPLNLFRITWKNEPTKQGGTFGGVNYIEVPREITGVKARILALVGKWFPTGAHKVGATYGCLAPALVSGNFDSIHQQAVWPSTGNYCRGGAYNSALLNCDSIAILPEEMSQERFNWLKEVAGEVIATPGCESNVKEIFDKCHELDAERGNNIVIFNQFDQFGNYLWHYKVTGAAILEALKQENVAPENVRGYVSATGSGGTLAAGDLLKEHYPLLKIVAAEALQCPTLLRNGFGGHRIEGIGDKHVPWVHNVKNTDMIAAVDDQDCMDLYRLFNEPAGIEYLKKMGVDSKAIDELQMYGISGIGNVLAAMKMAKYYEMEEDDVIFTVLTDSSEMYTSRLKEQNEIQGQFDESAAIRALAACAHAQGIENLKELNYYDRLAVHNLKYYTWVEQQGKTYEEINAQWYDKNYWKDIPAMADQIDELIEAFNKEILAK from the coding sequence ATGCTGATTAATTTGAATGTCAATGAAGAAGTACGGAAAAAGAATATCCAACGTTGTAGGGAGAAAAACATCTTGCTACCTACTTTTAAGCAGATGATGGATCCTTCTACCGTACCAGCTGATATTAAAGAGAAACTGACCCATGTAGGACTTTGGGATGTCGATCCTTTGAACCTGTTCAGGATTACTTGGAAGAACGAACCTACCAAGCAGGGCGGAACCTTTGGTGGTGTAAACTATATTGAAGTACCCCGTGAAATCACCGGTGTTAAGGCAAGAATCCTCGCCTTGGTCGGCAAATGGTTCCCGACCGGTGCTCATAAAGTTGGAGCAACCTACGGATGTCTCGCTCCAGCTCTGGTTTCTGGAAACTTTGACTCTATCCACCAGCAGGCTGTTTGGCCTTCCACCGGCAACTACTGCCGCGGCGGCGCATACAACAGTGCATTGCTGAACTGTGACTCCATTGCAATTCTCCCTGAAGAGATGAGCCAGGAACGATTCAACTGGCTGAAAGAAGTTGCAGGCGAAGTGATTGCAACCCCTGGTTGTGAGTCCAATGTTAAGGAAATCTTCGACAAGTGTCATGAGCTCGATGCAGAGCGCGGAAACAATATTGTTATCTTCAACCAGTTCGACCAGTTCGGTAACTACCTCTGGCATTATAAGGTAACTGGAGCTGCAATACTCGAAGCACTCAAGCAAGAGAATGTCGCACCTGAGAATGTCCGTGGGTATGTTTCAGCTACCGGAAGTGGCGGCACACTGGCTGCAGGCGACCTCCTCAAAGAACATTATCCCTTGCTCAAGATTGTAGCTGCTGAAGCTCTGCAGTGCCCCACCCTTCTTCGCAATGGATTTGGTGGACATCGCATTGAAGGTATCGGCGACAAACACGTTCCTTGGGTTCACAACGTAAAGAATACCGATATGATTGCTGCTGTTGACGACCAAGATTGTATGGACCTCTACCGCCTGTTCAACGAACCTGCTGGTATCGAGTACCTCAAGAAAATGGGTGTTGATTCCAAGGCAATCGATGAGTTGCAGATGTATGGCATCAGTGGCATCGGTAATGTACTGGCAGCCATGAAGATGGCAAAGTACTACGAGATGGAAGAAGATGATGTGATCTTCACTGTCCTTACCGACAGCTCGGAGATGTACACCTCCCGCTTGAAGGAGCAGAATGAGATCCAGGGTCAGTTTGATGAGAGTGCAGCAATCCGTGCACTTGCAGCTTGTGCTCATGCACAGGGCATCGAAAACCTGAAGGAACTCAACTACTACGATCGTTTGGCTGTACATAACCTGAAGTACTATACTTGGGTTGAACAGCAGGGCAAGACCTATGAGGAAATCAATGCACAGTGGTATGATAAGAACTACTGGAAAGATATTCCTGCAATGGCTGACCAGATCGATGAGTTGATCGAGGCATTCAACAAGGAAATCTTGGCCAAATAG
- a CDS encoding pyridoxal-phosphate dependent enzyme gives MRFTYECCDCGAVYETDEVIYQCPTCAKENDGTSFPKGNVIVKLNKEDVEKLAKQDHVSMYDFFPYPVPDKDVYPVGGTPVAKPKRLATKYGLKNLVCKLDSALPSGSFKDRASQLIAAQALYHNQHKIALASTGNAGAAMSCAGAAYGLEIVLFVPATAPVNKLMQSVLYGATVVPVKGSYDDAFALSIAYTNEFGGINRNTAYNPMTIEGKKSVSIELFEQLGRKVPDVVYVPVGDGCIFAGVYKGFYDLKEAGLIEKVPQLVCAQSKQSNAISTAWKSGDFTNLPKATTRADSISVESPANGRMAVRYINESNGWATEVDDQAILDAQLELAKEAGIFVEPAAACAWAALRADSEMLREKFGEDVEVCCLLTGTGFKDMAVFEGKVSIPEAIENSKEAVRNRFK, from the coding sequence ATGCGTTTTACCTATGAATGTTGTGACTGCGGTGCAGTCTATGAGACGGATGAGGTAATCTATCAATGCCCTACCTGTGCCAAAGAGAATGATGGCACCTCATTTCCGAAAGGAAATGTCATTGTAAAATTGAATAAGGAAGATGTAGAGAAACTTGCAAAGCAGGACCATGTCTCTATGTATGACTTCTTTCCCTACCCGGTCCCTGACAAGGATGTCTATCCAGTTGGAGGAACTCCTGTCGCAAAACCCAAACGACTTGCTACCAAGTACGGACTAAAGAATCTGGTCTGCAAGCTGGATAGTGCACTGCCTTCAGGGTCTTTCAAAGATCGTGCGAGTCAGCTGATCGCTGCCCAGGCATTGTATCACAACCAGCATAAGATTGCCTTGGCATCCACGGGGAATGCGGGAGCTGCAATGAGTTGTGCTGGAGCCGCTTACGGCCTTGAGATTGTTCTTTTTGTACCAGCAACTGCTCCGGTCAATAAGTTGATGCAGAGTGTGTTGTATGGAGCAACTGTTGTTCCGGTAAAGGGCAGTTATGATGATGCTTTTGCACTCTCCATCGCTTATACCAATGAGTTCGGAGGGATCAACAGGAATACTGCTTACAACCCCATGACCATCGAAGGAAAGAAGAGTGTTTCCATCGAGCTGTTTGAGCAACTGGGACGCAAGGTTCCTGACGTGGTGTATGTACCTGTTGGTGATGGTTGTATTTTCGCTGGTGTTTACAAGGGCTTCTATGACCTGAAGGAAGCTGGTTTGATCGAGAAGGTCCCTCAACTTGTTTGTGCACAGAGCAAGCAGAGTAATGCGATCAGCACCGCTTGGAAGAGCGGTGATTTCACCAACCTTCCGAAGGCTACCACCCGTGCTGATTCAATCAGCGTAGAGAGTCCTGCCAATGGTAGAATGGCGGTAAGGTACATTAACGAGAGTAATGGCTGGGCAACAGAGGTAGACGACCAAGCAATCCTCGATGCACAGCTTGAGCTTGCCAAGGAAGCGGGTATTTTCGTAGAGCCTGCAGCTGCTTGTGCATGGGCAGCGCTTAGAGCTGATAGCGAAATGCTTAGAGAGAAGTTTGGTGAGGATGTAGAGGTCTGCTGCTTGCTTACGGGAACAGGCTTCAAGGATATGGCTGTTTTTGAGGGTAAAGTCTCCATTCCAGAGGCAATCGAGAACAGCAAAGAGGCGGTCAGAAATCGTTTCAAGTAA